One Mycolicibacterium sarraceniae genomic window carries:
- a CDS encoding NAD(P)-dependent oxidoreductase, whose amino-acid sequence MRVGFIGLGSQGAPMARRIVEGGYPLTLWARRAASVEPFADTAATVAATPAELAANSELVCLCVVGDADVLEVATGEGGVLSGLQPGGVIAVHATVHPDTCRKLAETAAAQGVAVVDAPVSGGGPAAEEGKLLVMIGGDEATVEKVRPVFATYADPIVHLGGVGAGQVTKLLNNLLFTANIATAKTALDLGAALGVPAKNLSEVITRGSANSFALGSVARFGGSLDILKQVAAGLLHKDVSLIAGIAENAGAQPGAVLDAADAALRLMGNPR is encoded by the coding sequence ATGCGTGTCGGATTCATCGGGCTGGGCAGCCAGGGCGCTCCCATGGCTCGCCGGATCGTCGAGGGTGGCTACCCGCTCACGCTGTGGGCGCGACGCGCGGCGTCGGTGGAGCCGTTCGCCGATACCGCGGCGACGGTGGCCGCCACCCCGGCGGAATTGGCCGCGAACAGTGAGCTGGTCTGCCTGTGCGTGGTCGGTGACGCCGACGTGCTCGAGGTCGCCACCGGCGAGGGCGGCGTGCTGTCCGGGCTTCAGCCTGGCGGCGTCATCGCGGTGCACGCCACCGTGCATCCCGACACCTGCCGAAAGCTTGCCGAGACGGCCGCCGCCCAGGGCGTGGCCGTAGTGGACGCACCGGTGAGCGGCGGCGGCCCGGCAGCCGAAGAGGGCAAGCTGCTGGTGATGATCGGCGGCGACGAGGCCACCGTGGAGAAGGTCCGCCCGGTGTTCGCCACCTACGCCGACCCGATCGTCCACCTGGGTGGGGTGGGCGCCGGGCAGGTCACCAAGCTGCTGAACAACCTGCTGTTCACCGCCAACATCGCGACCGCCAAGACTGCGCTCGACCTGGGCGCGGCACTGGGCGTGCCGGCGAAGAATCTGTCTGAGGTGATCACTAGGGGTTCGGCCAACAGTTTCGCGCTGGGCAGCGTGGCCCGCTTCGGCGGCAGCCTCGACATCCTCAAGCAGGTCGCGGCTGGGCTGCTACATAAGGACGTCAGTCTGATCGCCGGGATCGCCGAGAATGCCGGCGCACAGCCTGGTGCGGTGCTCGATGCGGCCGATGCAGCGCTGAGGTTGATGGGCAACCCCAGGTGA
- a CDS encoding alpha/beta fold hydrolase — MTDAPTRRVVPVAGIPMSGLFAEAPNPRAVIVALHGGASSAVYFDCPGHPDLSLVRAAAAAGFSAVALDRPGYGASAPYSDAMWDPQRRVELAYGAADAMLGKCERGAGLFVLAHSNGCELALRMAVAERGRDLLGLELAGTGLRQYPAARAILKQATPTHRPAGIRELIWAPEELYPADVVNAVGSAGAPPQEAEISTHWAGRDFPALAGHVVAPVRFTAAEHEKVWDSTPEATADIAALFAKSRHVEIHHQNGAGHNLSLGVAAAQYHSGVFAFVNHCITADVDLEAG; from the coding sequence ATGACTGACGCCCCCACCCGCCGGGTGGTGCCGGTCGCCGGGATCCCGATGTCCGGTCTGTTCGCCGAGGCGCCCAATCCGCGTGCGGTCATCGTCGCCCTGCATGGCGGGGCATCGTCGGCGGTGTACTTCGACTGCCCCGGCCATCCGGACCTGTCGCTGGTGCGCGCTGCTGCCGCAGCCGGTTTCAGTGCGGTGGCCCTGGATCGGCCGGGTTACGGCGCGTCGGCGCCGTACTCCGATGCGATGTGGGACCCGCAGCGTCGAGTCGAGTTGGCCTACGGCGCCGCCGACGCGATGCTCGGTAAGTGCGAGCGCGGCGCGGGCCTGTTCGTTCTGGCCCATTCCAATGGCTGCGAACTGGCCTTGCGGATGGCCGTCGCCGAGCGCGGGCGCGATCTGCTCGGTCTCGAGCTGGCGGGTACCGGGCTGCGCCAATATCCCGCCGCCAGAGCAATTCTCAAGCAGGCTACGCCCACCCACCGGCCGGCGGGCATCCGCGAGCTGATCTGGGCGCCCGAGGAGCTCTACCCCGCTGACGTCGTCAACGCCGTCGGCTCCGCCGGGGCGCCGCCGCAGGAGGCTGAGATCTCGACACATTGGGCTGGTCGCGACTTTCCTGCACTGGCCGGCCACGTCGTCGCTCCGGTGCGGTTCACCGCGGCCGAACACGAAAAGGTGTGGGACTCCACCCCTGAGGCAACCGCCGATATCGCCGCGTTGTTCGCCAAGTCGCGGCACGTCGAGATCCACCACCAGAATGGCGCTGGCCACAATCTGAGCCTGGGTGTGGCGGCCGCGCAGTACCATTCGGGCGTTTTCGCGTTCGTGAACCACTGCATCACCGCTGATGTGGACCTGGAGGCTGGCTAA
- a CDS encoding thiolase C-terminal domain-containing protein, with protein sequence MTRAPLPQVTGDNEFFWTAGADGTLRIQECQDCTSLIHPPQPVCRYCGSHDLKARPVSGQAVLSAFTVNQRFSIPGWPAPYVVAQVAITEDPRVRLTTNIIDADPDDLELGQLVEVVFEQNDDVYLPLFRPVTPNQIADLPADEIAPQDFAKHVRPPLTATKFEERSAITGIGASRLGRRLMANPLALTVEACEAAVADAGVTFADIDGLSTYPGLDIAGMGEGGVTALEGALGLRPTWINGGMDTFGPGGSIIAAMMAVATGMARHVLCFRTLWESTFQELLKQGKMAPPGGLRTSSWQTPFGATSAAHTLALNAQRHFARYGTTRETLGWIALNQRANAALNPTAIYRDPMTMDDYLSARPITTPFGLYDCDVPCDGAVAVIVSAVETVRDLPKPPVLFEAVGTQIIERTDWDQTTLTHEPQVLGQSAHMWTRTSLRPSDVDVAELYDGFSFNCLSWIEALGFCGIGEAKDFLDGGANIARDGVLPLNTHGGQLSHGRTHGMGLIYEAVSQLRGEAGDRQVKGAKVAVASSGGLTPSGVLLMRADD encoded by the coding sequence GTGACCCGCGCTCCCCTGCCACAGGTCACCGGCGACAACGAGTTCTTCTGGACCGCCGGCGCCGACGGCACGCTGCGCATCCAGGAGTGCCAGGACTGCACCTCGTTGATCCACCCCCCGCAGCCGGTGTGCCGGTACTGCGGCAGCCACGACCTGAAGGCCCGCCCGGTCAGTGGCCAGGCGGTGCTCTCGGCGTTCACCGTCAACCAGCGTTTCAGCATCCCCGGATGGCCCGCGCCCTACGTAGTGGCGCAGGTCGCCATCACCGAGGATCCGCGAGTCCGGTTGACCACCAACATCATCGACGCAGACCCCGACGACCTGGAGCTGGGCCAGCTCGTCGAGGTCGTCTTCGAACAGAACGACGACGTCTATCTCCCGCTGTTCCGGCCGGTGACGCCCAACCAGATCGCGGACCTGCCAGCCGACGAGATCGCTCCGCAGGATTTCGCCAAACATGTCCGGCCGCCGCTGACCGCCACCAAATTCGAAGAGCGTTCGGCGATAACGGGTATTGGCGCGTCTCGACTCGGGCGCCGGTTGATGGCCAACCCGTTGGCGCTGACCGTCGAGGCCTGCGAGGCCGCGGTGGCCGACGCCGGTGTGACGTTCGCCGATATCGACGGACTGTCTACCTACCCGGGCCTCGATATCGCCGGGATGGGCGAAGGCGGGGTGACCGCGCTGGAGGGTGCGCTGGGTCTGCGGCCCACCTGGATCAACGGCGGGATGGACACCTTCGGCCCCGGCGGGTCGATCATCGCGGCGATGATGGCCGTCGCCACCGGGATGGCCCGGCACGTGCTGTGCTTCCGAACCTTGTGGGAGTCGACGTTTCAGGAGCTGCTCAAGCAGGGCAAGATGGCACCCCCCGGTGGCCTTCGCACCTCGAGCTGGCAGACGCCCTTCGGTGCCACCTCAGCCGCACACACGTTGGCGCTCAACGCTCAACGCCACTTCGCGCGCTACGGCACCACCCGCGAGACGCTGGGCTGGATCGCGCTCAACCAGCGGGCCAACGCCGCATTGAACCCGACCGCGATCTACCGCGACCCGATGACGATGGACGACTACCTGTCGGCGCGACCGATCACCACGCCGTTCGGACTCTACGACTGCGACGTCCCCTGCGACGGCGCTGTCGCGGTGATCGTCTCGGCGGTGGAGACCGTACGCGATCTGCCCAAGCCGCCGGTGCTGTTCGAGGCGGTCGGCACGCAGATCATCGAACGCACCGACTGGGATCAGACGACGCTCACCCATGAACCGCAGGTGCTCGGCCAATCCGCGCACATGTGGACCCGAACGTCGTTGCGCCCCAGCGATGTCGATGTCGCCGAGCTCTACGACGGATTCTCGTTCAACTGCCTGTCCTGGATCGAGGCACTCGGGTTCTGCGGGATCGGCGAGGCCAAGGACTTCCTGGACGGCGGCGCCAACATCGCTCGCGATGGGGTGCTGCCGCTGAACACCCACGGCGGCCAGCTCTCTCATGGCCGCACCCATGGCATGGGGCTGATCTACGAAGCGGTCAGCCAGCTTCGCGGCGAGGCCGGTGACCGTCAGGTCAAGGGCGCCAAAGTCGCTGTTGCCAGTAGCGGCGGGCTGACGCCGAGCGGTGTGCTGCTGATGCGGGCCGATGACTGA
- a CDS encoding ferredoxin has protein sequence MRIRLDRTICDGFGICAKQAPKHFSLDDWGYASLIGDGTVEEADRDDVLRALFDCPVHAIVEISDNEFVGEAPPNGTAATDEAPAFEARWGFAQ, from the coding sequence ATGCGAATCCGGCTGGACCGGACGATCTGCGACGGTTTCGGCATCTGCGCCAAGCAGGCACCGAAGCACTTCTCGCTAGACGACTGGGGCTATGCGTCGCTGATCGGCGATGGGACCGTTGAGGAGGCCGATCGCGACGACGTGCTGCGAGCGTTGTTCGACTGCCCGGTGCACGCGATCGTGGAGATCAGCGACAACGAATTCGTTGGTGAGGCGCCACCGAACGGCACGGCCGCGACCGACGAGGCGCCGGCGTTCGAGGCCCGCTGGGGCTTCGCGCAGTGA
- a CDS encoding NADH-ubiquinone oxidoreductase-F iron-sulfur binding region domain-containing protein, giving the protein MSATAPVGTALTVATAPGNTPRLLRLPVKVETHSAYLSAGGYELLENVESLLAEVQNAGVLGRGGAAFPLAVKLRTVRSAHTRGHETVVLANGEEGEPASVKDRWLLRHRPHLVLDGMRLAARLVGATRAYVYVSDTEAARAVDAALSEVGFDTFGGLGFSIVTVTPGYVAGEESAAVRAINGGPAKPTDKPPRPFQHGISGHPTLVSNVETLANLPYVQRHGAAVFRSAGTAASPGTFLMTITGAGLPPALYEVPHGMPFTDLLALHGVSPDNVRGALMGGYFAGLLNRDVLDTTLDHETFRQLGSGLGCGAITILTDDCPVAVAAAVLAYFDRENAGQCGSCFNGTAAMAAVAGALRDGVATAEDIARLKRWSVVLRGRGACATLDGAANVAASLLKHFPQIVTEHLAGACDPCRSAAFSAQRPYEVEAVTQR; this is encoded by the coding sequence ATGAGTGCAACCGCACCCGTGGGCACGGCCTTGACCGTCGCCACCGCGCCCGGCAACACACCCCGGCTCTTGCGGCTGCCCGTGAAGGTGGAAACGCACAGCGCCTACCTATCCGCCGGCGGATACGAGCTGCTGGAGAACGTCGAATCGCTGCTAGCCGAGGTGCAGAACGCCGGCGTGCTGGGCCGCGGAGGTGCCGCTTTCCCGCTGGCCGTCAAGCTGCGTACGGTGCGCTCCGCGCACACCCGGGGCCACGAGACGGTGGTGCTGGCCAACGGCGAGGAAGGTGAGCCGGCCTCGGTCAAGGACCGCTGGCTGCTGCGGCACCGCCCGCACCTGGTGCTCGACGGGATGCGGTTGGCCGCCCGGCTGGTCGGCGCGACACGCGCCTACGTGTACGTGTCCGATACGGAGGCGGCCCGCGCCGTCGACGCCGCGCTCAGCGAGGTCGGTTTCGATACGTTTGGCGGCCTGGGTTTTTCGATCGTGACGGTGACACCCGGTTACGTCGCCGGCGAGGAATCCGCGGCGGTGCGGGCCATCAACGGAGGCCCTGCCAAACCCACCGACAAGCCGCCGCGACCGTTCCAGCACGGTATCTCGGGGCATCCCACTCTGGTCAGCAACGTCGAAACCCTGGCGAACCTGCCCTATGTGCAGCGCCACGGTGCGGCGGTGTTTCGGTCGGCCGGCACAGCAGCGTCGCCGGGGACCTTCCTGATGACGATCACCGGCGCGGGCCTCCCACCGGCCCTTTACGAAGTCCCGCACGGCATGCCCTTCACCGATCTGCTTGCCCTGCATGGTGTTTCACCGGACAATGTCCGCGGAGCACTGATGGGCGGCTACTTTGCCGGACTGCTGAACCGCGACGTATTGGACACCACCCTCGACCATGAAACGTTCCGCCAGCTGGGCTCCGGTCTCGGCTGCGGCGCGATCACGATCCTGACCGACGATTGCCCGGTGGCAGTGGCCGCCGCGGTGCTGGCCTACTTCGACCGGGAAAACGCCGGGCAATGCGGATCCTGCTTCAACGGAACGGCGGCGATGGCCGCGGTTGCCGGCGCGTTGCGTGACGGTGTGGCGACCGCCGAAGACATTGCCCGCCTAAAGCGTTGGTCGGTTGTTCTTCGTGGCCGGGGCGCCTGCGCGACCCTGGACGGTGCGGCCAACGTCGCTGCCAGCCTGCTCAAACATTTCCCCCAGATCGTCACCGAGCATCTGGCCGGCGCCTGCGATCCCTGCCGCTCGGCTGCGTTCAGCGCCCAGCGGCCCTACGAGGTGGAGGCGGTGACCCAGCGATGA
- a CDS encoding alpha/beta fold hydrolase — translation MSTPVTAGPQLREGEQIMKINGGNVVYEILGAKGDFIALTPGGRYSKDIEGLRPLAEELVKGGYRVLLWDRPNCGKSDLQFYGQSESHMRAETLHGLITGLGIGPCVIAGGSGGARDSILTTILYPEIATKLVTWNIVGGVYGSFVLGSYYLVPSILAVRGLGIKGLLHVDEWQERIAENAVNKDRILAMDADEFLRVILRWLTAFVPKPGQAIPGVDDEFFGDIKVPTLIIRGGENDWDHPKRTSLEVNCLIKGSTLIDPPWPEDAWERAGEDRASGKVKRFNMFDTWVQAAPAIVDFLAR, via the coding sequence ATGAGCACACCGGTGACCGCCGGTCCGCAGCTGCGCGAGGGCGAACAGATTATGAAGATCAACGGCGGTAACGTCGTCTACGAAATCCTCGGCGCTAAAGGCGATTTCATCGCCTTGACGCCGGGTGGCCGATACAGCAAGGATATCGAGGGGTTGCGCCCGCTGGCCGAGGAATTGGTCAAGGGCGGCTACCGGGTCTTGTTGTGGGACCGGCCCAACTGCGGAAAATCCGATCTGCAGTTCTACGGCCAGAGCGAATCCCATATGCGCGCCGAGACATTGCACGGGCTGATCACCGGCCTCGGCATCGGTCCGTGCGTGATCGCCGGCGGCTCCGGCGGTGCCCGCGATTCGATCCTGACCACGATCCTCTACCCCGAGATCGCCACCAAGCTGGTGACCTGGAACATCGTCGGCGGGGTGTACGGCAGCTTCGTGCTGGGCTCGTACTATCTGGTGCCGAGCATCCTCGCGGTCCGCGGCCTGGGCATCAAAGGCCTTCTGCACGTAGACGAATGGCAGGAGCGGATCGCCGAGAACGCGGTCAACAAGGACCGGATCCTGGCGATGGACGCCGATGAATTCCTCCGGGTCATCCTGCGCTGGCTCACTGCGTTCGTGCCCAAACCCGGCCAGGCGATCCCCGGTGTCGACGACGAGTTCTTCGGCGATATCAAGGTGCCCACCCTCATCATTCGCGGCGGCGAGAACGACTGGGACCACCCCAAGCGCACATCGCTCGAGGTGAACTGCCTGATCAAGGGCTCCACATTGATCGATCCGCCGTGGCCGGAAGACGCCTGGGAGCGCGCCGGCGAGGATCGGGCATCCGGAAAAGTCAAGCGGTTCAACATGTTCGACACCTGGGTGCAAGCCGCCCCGGCCATTGTGGACTTCCTGGCCCGATGA
- a CDS encoding Rieske (2Fe-2S) protein yields the protein MAQADKKPRLAQGREHVVATVDEIPPGTNKLVPIGRHGVGVYNVNGTFYAIANYCPHEGGPLCSGRPRGRNIVDESVPGDAVMVRDMEYIYCPWHQWGFELATGTTAVKPEWSIRTYPVRVVGDDVLVTA from the coding sequence ATGGCTCAAGCAGACAAAAAGCCCCGCCTGGCGCAGGGCCGCGAGCACGTGGTCGCAACCGTTGACGAAATCCCGCCCGGCACAAACAAACTGGTGCCGATCGGCCGGCACGGAGTCGGTGTGTACAACGTCAACGGCACGTTCTACGCCATCGCGAACTACTGCCCGCATGAGGGTGGCCCGCTGTGCTCAGGACGCCCGCGCGGCCGCAACATCGTCGACGAGAGTGTGCCCGGCGACGCGGTGATGGTGCGCGATATGGAATACATCTACTGCCCGTGGCACCAATGGGGGTTCGAATTGGCAACAGGCACCACGGCGGTCAAGCCGGAGTGGAGCATCCGCACCTACCCGGTGCGTGTGGTGGGCGACGACGTTCTCGTGACCGCATGA
- a CDS encoding amidohydrolase family protein — protein MTLTHSHERIAPTERIAVRCVDSDVHPVPKRGVLQEYIPEPIRTKYFKNHRVGETIYYDSPDYAHAYAMRVDSFPDDGEFACSDPGMALRQAVMEAGADICILEPAHAPCRIPEATAALSYAHNTWQAEHWLDSKTNWHQRWRGSICVAIEEPEGAAREIEKWAEHPYMAQVMIKAEPRPSWGDPKYDPIWAAATKINKPVSCHLSRGFFETLPIPPVGLPSYNHDFMVSYSLLAANQVMSLIFDGVFDRHPTLRIVFVEHAFSWILPLMWRMDAIYAARKPWLDIKRTPSEYVKDHIKFTTQPLDYPEDKTELLRAFEWMECEKILLFSSDYPHWTYDDPRWLVKHLPEHAREAVMFRNGIETYGLPDTVPALEGQTRVF, from the coding sequence ATGACTCTGACCCACAGCCACGAGCGAATCGCTCCCACCGAACGCATCGCGGTCCGGTGCGTCGACTCCGACGTGCACCCGGTGCCCAAGCGTGGCGTGCTGCAGGAGTACATCCCGGAGCCGATTCGCACCAAGTACTTCAAGAACCATCGCGTCGGCGAGACGATCTACTACGACTCGCCGGACTATGCGCACGCCTACGCGATGCGGGTCGACTCCTTCCCCGACGACGGCGAGTTTGCCTGTAGCGACCCCGGCATGGCGCTTCGACAGGCCGTCATGGAAGCCGGCGCCGACATCTGCATCCTCGAGCCCGCACACGCCCCGTGCCGGATCCCGGAGGCGACCGCGGCGCTGTCCTATGCACACAACACCTGGCAGGCCGAGCACTGGCTGGACAGCAAGACCAATTGGCACCAGCGTTGGCGTGGCTCTATCTGCGTGGCGATCGAGGAGCCCGAGGGGGCGGCGCGCGAGATCGAGAAATGGGCCGAGCATCCGTACATGGCCCAGGTGATGATCAAGGCCGAGCCGCGGCCGTCGTGGGGTGACCCGAAATACGATCCGATCTGGGCGGCGGCCACCAAAATCAACAAGCCGGTGAGCTGCCATCTGTCGCGCGGCTTCTTCGAGACCTTGCCCATCCCTCCGGTCGGCTTGCCCAGCTACAACCACGATTTCATGGTCAGCTATTCGCTGCTCGCGGCGAATCAGGTGATGAGCCTGATCTTCGACGGCGTCTTCGACCGCCACCCCACCCTGCGCATCGTGTTCGTCGAGCACGCGTTCAGCTGGATCCTGCCGCTGATGTGGCGGATGGACGCGATCTATGCGGCGCGCAAACCGTGGCTGGACATCAAGCGCACACCGTCGGAGTACGTCAAAGACCACATCAAGTTCACCACCCAGCCGCTGGACTACCCCGAGGACAAGACCGAGTTACTGCGGGCTTTCGAGTGGATGGAATGCGAGAAGATCCTGCTGTTCTCGTCGGACTACCCGCACTGGACCTATGACGATCCGCGCTGGTTGGTCAAGCACCTGCCCGAGCATGCCCGGGAAGCGGTGATGTTCCGCAACGGCATCGAGACCTACGGTCTGCCGGATACCGTGCCGGCCCTCGAGGGTCAGACGCGGGTCTTCTGA
- a CDS encoding amidohydrolase family protein: protein MIEHRDGTTTPVIDASVHIFFGSTPELRGVMREPFKSRGFPDYEMDWYGAPGGEYLKGARGPDGQYPGSDPAVVAQQLLTDRGVDVAILHPMGRGIMPDRHLGTAILAAHNEMLVSRWLDHPELGERFRGTIRVNPDDIRGALREIDKYKDHPRVVQIGIPLQSRELYGKPQFWDLWQAAVDAGLPVATHIETGEGIAFPPTPSGHTRTFEQYLGFMSLNYIYHLMNLIAEGVFERWPDLTFVFADGAGDMMTPFMWRMDCFGRPHLEQTPWAPKMPSDYLPGHVHFIHNSLDGPGDADFADQWLSFTGKEDMIMFGSSYPHWHCTDIHALPTAWTAEQREKVCWRNAARLYGIDIPAGVTAQ from the coding sequence GTGATAGAGCACCGCGACGGGACCACGACCCCCGTGATCGACGCGAGCGTGCACATCTTCTTCGGGTCGACCCCCGAGTTGCGCGGCGTCATGCGGGAACCGTTCAAGAGCCGCGGCTTCCCCGACTACGAAATGGACTGGTACGGGGCACCGGGCGGCGAGTACCTCAAAGGGGCCCGCGGGCCCGACGGCCAGTACCCCGGCTCCGACCCCGCCGTCGTCGCGCAGCAGCTGTTGACCGATCGCGGCGTCGACGTCGCGATCCTGCATCCGATGGGCCGGGGCATCATGCCCGACCGGCACCTGGGCACCGCGATCTTGGCCGCCCACAACGAAATGTTGGTCTCGCGCTGGCTGGATCATCCCGAACTCGGCGAACGCTTCCGTGGCACCATCCGGGTCAACCCCGACGATATCCGCGGTGCGCTGCGCGAGATAGACAAGTACAAGGACCACCCCCGCGTCGTTCAGATCGGCATCCCGCTGCAATCGCGAGAGCTCTACGGCAAGCCGCAGTTCTGGGATTTGTGGCAGGCGGCGGTCGATGCCGGCCTACCAGTGGCCACCCACATCGAGACCGGTGAGGGCATCGCGTTCCCGCCGACCCCGTCCGGCCACACCAGAACCTTCGAGCAGTACCTGGGCTTTATGTCGCTGAACTACATCTATCACCTGATGAACCTGATCGCCGAGGGCGTGTTCGAGCGCTGGCCAGACCTCACGTTCGTCTTCGCCGACGGCGCGGGCGACATGATGACCCCGTTCATGTGGCGGATGGATTGCTTCGGCCGCCCGCACCTAGAGCAGACGCCGTGGGCACCGAAGATGCCCAGTGACTACCTGCCCGGGCACGTCCACTTCATCCACAACAGCCTCGACGGACCGGGTGACGCCGACTTCGCCGACCAGTGGCTGTCCTTCACCGGCAAGGAGGACATGATCATGTTCGGCTCCAGCTATCCGCACTGGCATTGCACCGATATCCATGCCCTGCCCACCGCATGGACGGCCGAACAGCGGGAAAAAGTCTGCTGGCGCAACGCCGCGCGGCTGTACGGCATAGACATTCCTGCCGGCGTGACCGCACAGTAG
- a CDS encoding acyl-CoA dehydrogenase family protein: protein MLLEFDADQRLWQDTVRDAVAKQCPATLIRGIAEDGVDPGPLWGSYVEAGWTELADPENAVELAIVLEEFGRATDPTPFLATLTQYAPLAGDRYDPQQAGTAVFDGVTAHRDAEGWVLSGTARYVLDADRAQQLAVVTDGGVFLVEAAAATITRVPVFDPLLHIADVTFPAVHICDDDRVHTDPERARHIALTGLAITTVGACQRILDLALQHVKDRQQFGVPIGSFQAVQHKAVDIHVAIERARTLAYFAALTISADDPRRRLAASMAKAAAGDCQSVAFRHGLQLFGAMGFTWENDVQFALKRAKSGELMLGGAAEHRALIADEYRDL, encoded by the coding sequence GTGCTACTGGAATTCGATGCTGATCAGCGGTTGTGGCAGGACACCGTGCGCGACGCGGTGGCCAAGCAGTGCCCGGCCACGTTGATCCGCGGGATCGCTGAGGACGGTGTCGACCCGGGTCCACTCTGGGGCTCCTACGTCGAGGCCGGCTGGACCGAATTGGCCGACCCGGAGAACGCCGTTGAGCTGGCGATCGTGCTCGAGGAGTTCGGCCGCGCGACGGACCCGACCCCGTTCCTGGCCACCCTCACGCAATACGCCCCGCTGGCCGGGGATCGCTACGACCCACAGCAGGCGGGTACCGCGGTGTTCGATGGCGTCACCGCGCACCGTGACGCCGAGGGATGGGTGCTGTCCGGAACCGCCCGCTACGTCTTGGACGCCGACCGGGCGCAGCAGCTCGCCGTGGTCACCGACGGCGGGGTGTTTCTCGTTGAAGCCGCTGCCGCAACGATCACGCGGGTACCGGTATTCGATCCGTTGCTGCACATCGCCGACGTCACCTTCCCCGCTGTGCACATCTGCGACGATGACCGCGTGCACACCGACCCCGAACGGGCCCGGCATATCGCACTGACCGGTTTGGCCATTACGACGGTGGGTGCGTGCCAGCGCATTCTCGACCTGGCACTGCAACACGTGAAGGACCGCCAGCAGTTCGGGGTGCCGATCGGCTCTTTCCAGGCCGTGCAGCACAAGGCCGTCGACATCCACGTCGCGATCGAACGGGCCCGCACGCTGGCCTATTTCGCCGCGTTGACGATCAGCGCCGACGACCCGCGCCGGCGCCTGGCCGCCTCGATGGCCAAGGCCGCTGCAGGCGATTGCCAGTCGGTGGCGTTCCGCCACGGGCTGCAATTGTTCGGTGCCATGGGCTTTACCTGGGAGAACGACGTCCAATTCGCCCTCAAGCGCGCCAAGTCCGGAGAGCTGATGCTCGGCGGTGCCGCCGAACACCGCGCCTTGATTGCCGATGAGTACAGGGACCTGTAG
- a CDS encoding acyl-CoA dehydrogenase family protein, producing the protein MQLSFDPDVESFRDEFSAFLDANLPTEAETLERPRSVSHMPAWARRWQRLLFDNGWLLPAQPPEFGGRNASILQQFVHLEELCNRRIYHSFNPQGVNIIAASLISFGTDEQKQRWAVPVLKGEKTASLGMSEPSAGSDLASLRTRAVRDGDDFVVNGQKVWTSGAHDADFLLTFVRTDPDAPKHKGISVLIIPTDLPGVVCRPFASICGVDDKDFNEVFFTDVRVPAENLVGPLNGGWGVANGSLGHERTMMWLGFADRIANMIGDFEPVTPLEKDQYASMIMDYQALRLMGSSGLAKAARGESDVASVSVVKLFGSEAELRASEYALAAAGSDGLVHPSSTGPYAHMNLDHYFASWFERHARSFSGTIAGGTSEIQRNIIAQQVLGLPRAK; encoded by the coding sequence ATGCAGCTTTCATTCGATCCCGATGTCGAGTCCTTCCGCGATGAGTTCAGCGCGTTCCTCGATGCCAATCTGCCCACCGAGGCCGAGACCTTGGAGCGGCCCCGATCGGTATCGCATATGCCGGCCTGGGCGCGGCGTTGGCAGCGGCTGTTGTTCGACAACGGCTGGCTGCTGCCCGCCCAGCCGCCCGAGTTCGGTGGCCGTAATGCATCGATCCTGCAGCAGTTCGTGCATCTCGAGGAACTGTGCAATCGGCGGATCTACCACAGCTTTAATCCCCAGGGCGTCAATATCATTGCGGCGTCGCTGATCTCGTTCGGAACCGACGAACAGAAGCAGCGTTGGGCGGTGCCGGTCCTCAAGGGCGAGAAGACCGCGTCGCTGGGCATGAGTGAGCCCAGTGCGGGATCGGATCTGGCGTCATTGCGGACCCGCGCGGTACGCGATGGCGATGACTTCGTGGTCAACGGGCAGAAGGTGTGGACCTCGGGCGCGCACGATGCCGACTTCCTGCTGACGTTTGTTCGTACCGATCCGGATGCGCCCAAGCACAAGGGCATCAGCGTGCTGATCATCCCGACCGACCTGCCGGGCGTGGTCTGCCGGCCATTCGCGTCGATCTGCGGGGTCGACGACAAAGACTTCAACGAGGTGTTCTTCACCGATGTGCGGGTACCGGCCGAGAATCTGGTCGGCCCGCTCAATGGCGGCTGGGGCGTGGCCAACGGATCGCTCGGTCACGAGCGCACGATGATGTGGCTGGGATTCGCCGACCGGATCGCCAACATGATCGGGGACTTCGAGCCGGTGACGCCGTTGGAAAAGGACCAGTACGCCTCGATGATCATGGACTATCAGGCGTTGCGCCTGATGGGGTCCTCCGGGCTGGCCAAGGCGGCCCGCGGCGAATCCGATGTGGCATCGGTGTCAGTGGTCAAGCTGTTCGGATCCGAAGCCGAGCTGCGCGCGTCCGAGTATGCGCTCGCGGCAGCAGGTTCCGACGGTCTGGTACATCCGTCCAGTACCGGACCGTACGCGCACATGAATCTGGACCACTATTTCGCCAGCTGGTTCGAGCGCCATGCCCGAAGCTTCTCGGGCACGATCGCTGGGGGCACCTCGGAGATCCAGCGCAATATCATCGCCCAGCAGGTGCTGGGCCTTCCGCGCGCGAAATAG